Genomic DNA from Hordeum vulgare subsp. vulgare chromosome 2H, MorexV3_pseudomolecules_assembly, whole genome shotgun sequence:
AAATGTTAACTGTGCAAATAAAAATGTTTCATATATATTCAATGATGTTGAATGTGTACTGAATTATACTTAACATGTGTTGACCCAAAAACAAaccaatgcaaaagaaaaaaagaaaagaaaaaaatgtccATGCAAAGCCGAGAAAGAAacctaggaaaaatgaaaaaatgaaaaattcaGGGAAAACTATGGAATAAACAGAGGAAAAATAGGAAACTAAAGAACAAAAAGGGCGAAGAAACAAAGAACATcggagaagaaagaaagaaagaaatggaagaaaaaaaatggaaaaagctCACCGACGAGCGGGGTCTTGGGCATCAAAACTGTTCGCATTGATTTCTTTCCTACTTCTAAAAATTTGAGTTGGTGGTGAGTTCACTCACCCTTCACcttcacctccacctccacctagggACCCACGAGATTAAAATAATGGCAATCTCCAACCAAGCAGCTTCCTCACAATTCTTCATaaaaaaggctttgctttggaccGCCGGTCTTCCTCCATGGTCATCCTTCGGCATGTTGCCCAATCAGAGGCGTTTCACCCACCAATCACAACCTTCATCCTCTTGTGGACAACATCGGACGGTTGCTCCCCTACAAAAGCTCCATGAGGCTAAATTACAAATGGGATGGAGGGGGAGCACCGGCCGGAGCGTCCGGAGGCCTGGTCATGGAGGAGGAGAACTGAAACACCACGTTCTTGGCCTGATCGGCGGCACGGACAtcccgcagccgacgatgctccaaacagtaacatatttgtagttgaatttccaactgacgatgatgcaggggaggatgtccaggtggttggcaagacgcccaaccaaggtgaccacaatggtagtgatcatcatggtgccgacaccgacgacgacgcgcataggtcgcaaggagatagcgacaacgccgcgcacgacacaggcggagatctcgacgacaacatcgacaacgaggcgcatagtgacgacgacaatcaagatgatggtcacggtcacgacgactacgccgacgacacggatgtcgatgacacatcaaggtctcagccgtcttcctcaagtgcatcaacgccgacacaatttgtgtcgcctccttcgcaagccacaacggactcctcagggcctcgtcgctacaagaccctcaagaaagtctacaagtacacaaagccagttacgctcgagtactccggactatgtctgttcggagttgaggagccggcgaacttcgtagaggcgagaaaaagtcctagctggacgcacgccatggatgaggagatgaaggcaattgagagcaatggcacgtggactttggtaacccgacctccaaaccaaaagacgataggtttgaagtgggtttacaagttaaagaaggacacggagggtgccattgtgaagtacaaggcaagactcgttgcaaagggctacgttcaacgtcaaggagttgactatgatgaggtgtttgcaccggttgctcgaatcgagacggtgagagtgctcctagctttggcagcacaagaggattggaaggttcatcatatggatgttaaatccgctttcctcaacggcgatctcacagaagaagtgtacgtggaacaacccctcggctacaagaagaaaggcgaagaagggaaagtttacaagctcaagaaggcactttacggattgaagcaagcgccaagagcttggaactcaaagttagaccgaagtctggtctcgctcgggttcaagagatgtcccctcgagcatgcagtctatacaaagaacccaaaaggctcaaacctgctagttggagtttatgtcgacgatctgattatcaccggagatagcgtacaagaaattgaacgtttcaaggcgcaaatgaagaacaagtttagcatgagtgatctgggattactcagctattacttgggcatcgaagtgaagcaaagctccggggagatttccctatgtcaatcggcttacgcggtcaagttattggacaagtgtggcatgtcagattgctatgcgacacaagttccaatggaccaacgtcacaagttgagcaagcgtagctcaaatccgccggtggacaccacaatgtatcgaagcgttgtgggtagcctaagatacttggtgcatacccgacctgacttggcttattcagtcgggatcgtgagtcgtttcatggagaatccgacaaccgaacacatgagcgcggtcagtcaaattctacgctatgtgaaaggcacaattaatcttggctgcacgtacagaaagggaaaggaaggattgatccttcgtggatattcagatagtgacatggcaggtgatgttgatgaccgaaagagcacaacgggcatggttttctaccttggcccgaatccgattagctggaattctcagaagcaaaaggtggtggcactgtcttcatgcgaggcagaatacatagcggcaagcacggcggcttgtcaagcagtgtggctgagaagactcctagctattcttgcaaagcgagaggtgcagaaggtgtcactcatgatcgataaccaagctgcaatctcgttgtgcaaaaatccggttcatcatgaaaggagcaagcacatagatacccggttccaccatatccgggagtgcattgaagaagggttgatcgaggttcaacatgtgaacacgaaagaccaacttgccgatattttcaccaagtccctcggtcgacagaagttcatcgagatgaggaggaaagtcggagtgcaagaagtgaagtcaagcaacaagattaaggaggtgaatgtagatgttaatcatgttgctcatgtaggattaggaaagaaagccaaaccgagtcctagtagtattaggattcctagtcctagtctatttccatagtcccttgtggacgtgtataaaagacaccctaggggtgttgattgtaacaccagaaaaacgaaaaacaatacaaagcaaaggctcgacacgggcctttagccatcaaattcattgatcagttttattcgtgtcgctagttacgcaagttccgtcaagtagccggccgaagcaagaatcgcgtaggcacgcctgtacggctgcatacgcacgttcaaaagccaacacgaGGAGAACTGAAACACTACGTTCTTGGCCTGATCGGCGGCACGGACATCCCGACCACGAGTCCACGAGTGGCAACGGAGTTTGCTGACCGCGCCTGCATGCGCTCGACGAAGGCATAGGGATCAGAGGGTGCGGGCAGCGGCGTGCGTGCATGTTCTCGGCAACGACGGTGTGGGACTGTGGCCGGCCATCGGTGTCGGCATGGCCGGCCGGGGtgtgcagccgtagtgcatggccAAGATCCAAAGACAAAGACGGCGGCGACGGATGGATACAGGATACGTGCGTAGAGCATGTATGCTAGCAGCGGTGGCATGACTGATGGATGCATGCTAAAATGATGTTGCTTTTTTTTTCATTAAAATCGTATACGTTGTTGGCGATCAAAGCTTCACACCAATTTTATTAAACATTTCACATCAGGCTGTTTTTCTTTAGCCAACATAATTGGGAATTTGGGCTGCTCTTACTAATTCCCATCTCTCACTCAGATTCTTTTAGGTTTGCTAAAAAAACTTAGATTCTGGGACACCCTCCTCTTAGTCCTCCTCGGAGTAATTTCAACAGCTTCTATAAAATTCTTCCCATGAAAGCGCCAAGTGAGCCAAACATCGCTCATGTAGCCGCTCATTTGGGCCGGCCAAATAAAATGTGTTCGCACTTGCCGCTTCATTCGTGCTCGTTTCTCGCTCGTGTTTCCCTCGTTCACAGGGGTAGATCAATATGCCACTTATCGGCAGTTGACCATTGTATCGTTGACTTTAAAAAGTTCATGAAATGGGAACAACTCAAAATTTTGAAGAAGAAATTTGGGAAAAAAGATTCGATGAATTTGGAAAAAGGCTAACAAATTTGAGAAAAGTACATAAATTTTTAAAAACTTCATTTTTAAAGTAGTTCAAAATTTTGAAAGAAATTCGTAAGATTTGAGAAAGGTTAAAAAGGTAAAAAGTTCAgggatttgaaaaatgttcaaaactttTAGATGTTTGTAAGTGGGAAAAGTTTAGCAAAAACGaggaaaatttaaaaaaatcataatttGGAAAATTTTCACAAAATTTAATTAAAAGgttcatttttttaaagtttactCATTAATTtgacaaaaaataaaaggaaataaaatagtaacacaaggaaaaaatgaaaatgaaatgaACAAAGTCATCACATTTGGTTCGCTGTAGCTTGGCTTATGTTGATATCAAGTCCGCTAAAATCTATAGGCGTGGGTTATTGCAAATGTTGTCAATGAGATCCATTCTAAATGTGTTAGTGTTTTGGCCTACCTTGCAAAGTAGAATAGTGATGCGTATAGTAGCATTTGAAGAAATATCCATTAATACATGTGATAGGAAAATGAATAACCAATTGTTTCTTTTGTGACTTTAGAAGGTCtcgatttaattattttaataactAAATGTGGCTAAATTACTTTTAACTTTACTTTTAAGTGGTTCCGTAGCGTAGCACAGGCATGTTACTAGTATGGAATTAACATTGAGGCATTACCTTCCTAACTTTGTCTGGCGATGCATGGCCATGCAACCGTCCCATTTTTAGTATCACTTAATGCCGTAATTAATGTTTGATTCCTTGGATTAAATGGATAAAAGGCAAACAATAACATAATCTTGAGGGAGACAAAAACGTAAAGTAACTTTTTTAGTattatatactactccctccgttcctaaatataagtcttttaaaagattttattagtggtctacatacggagcaaaatgagtgaatctatattataaagtatgtctatatacatccgtatatagtccactagtgaaatttttaaaaagacttatatttaggaacggagggactagtatcatgcatatgatactagtctatgataccacatttataatgcatagtatcaaatattagtatcatagagtagtttatttattgacatgcaagacacatagtagcacatcatttaatatgatacggtatcatgatatgatactcaactctCTCTTCAtttatttaattctatgccacctcattAAGATTgtgtagttggcatgcatgatactaactATGGTACTACCATTACGGAGAGCCTAAATGAACGGAAACACGCTATTCCTTGACTATGTTCCCACAAAGAAGTTACTTATGTGTTAGAATATTTTTTGACACTTTTACCTATGTAATTTAGCGAAGCGACTAACTAGCAACCTTGCTGGTCCATTTCACCGGTATTGAAACATTCTGTACTTCGGTAGCTTTTTGTACGAACCCCTGTAAAATTTTGTGTTAATGATATGATAAAAGTGATAGGTCTTGGTAACGTCCATAAGTATGGGCGTTAAAGGTTGTTTCCTACACGTCATGTATGGTGCGTAAGGGAAACAGGTAACGTCTACACACCCGGCCTCCTGCCTCACGACCAGCACGTTCGGTCTGCCACCTCGCGGCCCCGCGTGCTTCCGTGTGACAGCTTCACTGTATTGACATGTAACATTGGAAAGATATGGCAACTGACAGTTAAGCAGTAACATAGATAGATACCATAACGTTTATGATGATTTCGTAAATTTCAAGATgataagaaaaaaaagaaaaaaaaagagggcgcTTCTGTTTCTACTCTATTAAAAAATCATCATCGTTACGTCATTAAATTTATCACCAGAAATATTCAGAGTTATTATACGTTCATGCCTAACAATTACCTGATTCCATTTTTATATGTGGAGGGACAGGAGTGGGGGGTCTCGATGGGATGGTGGCAACTGACTCCTCCATGTGCTTTGATGTGTCGTGTTGTAAGTTCCTGATTACTTTAGGCGCCACGCGATCCTGCTCCCTGCATAAAGTATGCCGTAGGGATGTCCATCCGTGTCCGTTCATAGCCAAGCTAGCTAGAGCTAGTTTCACGTCCGCTCCCCTCCCACGCCAGCCATGGCCATGGCCCAACCGGCAGCAGCTCCACCGATGAGCTCACCCGAGGAAGAGAGGCTCCAGGAGGACTTCATCTCCTCGCTCCCGTCGAGGGAGGGGTGGCCGCAGACGCTCATCCAGTACGAGGGCTACTGGTTCAAGCCGAAGATCTTGGAGGGGGTCCTGCGAGCCAGGCGGGCCTTCACGCCCCGCGCCGACGACGTGGTCCTCGCCACGCAGCCCAAGTGCGGCACCACCTGGCTCAAGGCCCTCGCCTTCACCGTCGCCACCCGGTCCCGCCACGGCCTCGGCGCCGCCGACCACCCGCTCCTCACCCGCCACCCGCAGCACCTGGTGCCCTTCATCGAGATCCCCGGCGCCACCGGAGGGGACGACCGCGTCGACCTCGGCGCGCTCCCGTCCCCGCGGCTCCTCGCCACGCACATGCCCATGTCGCTGCTCCCGCCGGCCGGCTGCCGTGTGGTGTACCTGTGCCGGGACCCCAAGGACACGCTCGTCTCCAGGCTGCACTTCGAGAACAAGCTGGCggcgcgtggcggcggcggcggcctgtCGATGGACGACGCCTTCGGCATGTTCTGCGAGGGGTTCTCGCCCTACGGCCCGTTCTGGGACCACTGCCTGGAGTACTGGGAGGAGAGCGTGGCGAGGCCGGACGCCGTCCTCTTCCTCAGGTACGAGGAGATCAAGTCGGACCCGGCGCGGGTGGTGAGGAGGCTCGCGGGGTTCCTCGGCGTGCCGctgagcgaggaggaggagcgctcCGGCGTGGCCGAGGAGGTGGCGAGGATGTGCAGCTTCGAGACGCTCACCGGGCTGGAGGTGAACCAGGTCGGCGGCGTCAGCCACGGGAGTAGAGTTCACGTTGAGAACTCGGTGTTCTACAGGAAAGGCGAGGTCGGGGACTGGGCCAACCACATGAGCCGCGAGATGGCGGACAAGCTCGACCGCATCGTCCAGGACAAGCTGCAGGGGTCAGGCCTGCTGTTCTGAGTCATCTGTTATCTGTGGTCTTTTCCACTCTGCTCTGTGTTGATTGTGGTTTAATTTTGGAATACTGATTCATATGGCCTCATCATAATTTTGGGATACTGATTCATGCATCAGTATACAGCTGAGAGTTGACACAGCTAGCTGCTGTGCGACTGTGATTTCAGTGGCCTGTATTTTGATTTGAAATCAGAGCACACTGTATATACATCTTAGAGACAGGAGGGGTGAGGTGATACAAATATTAAACAAGAAAAATGTGGAAAAACGACAAGATAAAAATATTAAATAAAGCATACTAAAATGCGTAAACGAGTAACTCGTAAAAAGTCAAGAGTTTGTAAAGCGTAtgctcccttcgtttttaaatataagtttttttatttttttactaaaAGACTATATACGGATTTATATGAatatattttagaatatagattcatttattttgtactttatgtatttatttaatgaaatctttaaacagatttatatttaaaaacggagggagtaggtcacAACGTAGACATTTGGATAGAAGGGAAATAGTTTATGAAGctttaaaaaaagaagaaactaACATGAACGAGAACTAGGAGAGGATAAATGCTCCGAAGCagctaaaagagaaaaaaaaataagttaatataCAGTGACTGCACATTACGGTGAGATAAAGCGAGCACGGTACACTAGTGAAAAAcgggtcattagtcccggtttgagagggTCTTTAGTTCTGGCtcttcaaccgggactaaataatCGAGACAAAAGGCCGGAAATTTTAGTCCCAATTGTGTTACGAACTAGGCTTAACGGTGCTCCACGTGGTCGTCGTGAGGCGCGAGGGCAGGATGAGCTTTAGCCCCGGTCgggaacaccaaccgggactaaaaggcggCCACGCATCAGCAGCTGCCAGACGTTGGTTTTCTAaaggattgttggggaacgttgcatggaaaataaaaaaatctacgcacacataagatctatccatggtggtgGCCATCTACaaaaggagagatcggatccacatacccttgtagatcgctaagcggaagcgtatataacgcggttgatgtagtcgaacttcttcacgatccaaatcgcagtccgtcccgcgatctcattacgatccgtcctgcgatcccatcacgatccatcccgatctagaaccgaacggacgacaccttcgtgttcagcacacgtacagctcgatgacgatctctgccttcttaatccagcaagagggggtggagaggtagatgagttctccgacagcatgatggcgtggtgtCAGTGCTGGTGAAGAACAATctctgcagggcttcgccaagcataaCGGAAACTATGATGTAGGATGAACTAGAGGGGCGGGGCTGTCGACACAAGGCTTGGGGAAATCTTGATGTGTTCCGGGTGCTACCCcgcccctctatttatatgtTCAGCCATAGGGTTGTTTCTTGGGGAAAGAGCCTCCTCAAAGTTGGTTTGGCACGCAAGGCAAGATTCCTCCTCGGACTCCAGGACCAGACGCCATGGTCCTTGGCGTATGGCTCCAGACGCCAGGTCCCTGGCGTCTGCCCGCCTGGCCATCGCAAAACTCCTTTTGCACCTTCCTAAAGCCTCGCGGGCTTTACCCCTTGGCCCAAATAAAGTGTTCTCCTACCCGGATATTTCAGGAAATATCCGAAACCCCTTCCGGTGAATTCGGAAACcctatcggagaccaaacgctatTATCccgtatatcaatctttacctctggactattccggagctcctcgtcatgtccgtgatcttatccggaactcagaacaaccttcgatcaccaacatacataactcaataataccaaaacgtcatcgaaccttaagtgtgcagaccctacgggttcaagaactacacggacatggccgagacactctctggtcaataaccaatagcgggacctgcattcccatattggttcctccatattctacgaagatctttatcggtcgaatatctgtgtcaagga
This window encodes:
- the LOC123429204 gene encoding cytosolic sulfotransferase 5-like, with amino-acid sequence MAMAQPAAAPPMSSPEEERLQEDFISSLPSREGWPQTLIQYEGYWFKPKILEGVLRARRAFTPRADDVVLATQPKCGTTWLKALAFTVATRSRHGLGAADHPLLTRHPQHLVPFIEIPGATGGDDRVDLGALPSPRLLATHMPMSLLPPAGCRVVYLCRDPKDTLVSRLHFENKLAARGGGGGLSMDDAFGMFCEGFSPYGPFWDHCLEYWEESVARPDAVLFLRYEEIKSDPARVVRRLAGFLGVPLSEEEERSGVAEEVARMCSFETLTGLEVNQVGGVSHGSRVHVENSVFYRKGEVGDWANHMSREMADKLDRIVQDKLQGSGLLF